The sequence below is a genomic window from Nitrospirota bacterium.
ACTTCTTCTGTTTGGTGCGCTCATGGCGATGCAAGAGTTCCGCGATGTCGGGGGGGATATCACACTGCAGCACATCGGTTGAGTGAAGCTGGCTCAAGAGCTGCACCACCTGAGGCTGGGTCGGCGCATCGTCGCCTAGCTTCGTCGAGACGAGTTCCCAGATCTCCTGGACCGTGCGGCGCCCATCCATCAGGCCGATAAAGGCATAGGCGGCTGGAGAAAAGCGATGATATCGTTCGTTCGACTGATCCTGGAGCACGTACCAGGTCTGGCCTCGATACTGGTGGCGATGCAGTTGCGCATGGCTCCGCAGACGCGGCGCCAGGTTCGCCACGCGGTACCAGGAAGGGCTAAAGAGAGCTTCACTCATAAAGTTGCAAGTGGTGAGTGGTGAGTGGTGAGTGGCGAGTGGACGAATCGGTCCATAATCATGAGGCTAGAAACTCGCAACTCGAAACCTCCCGCGCCTTGCGCTTCCTACTTCCTACTAGCTACTTGCTACTTGCCAGTTACTTTGTCAGGGGAGCCACGACCAGAGCGCCAATCGCATCCAATCCACGATTTGATGCGTCCAGATCCACACCAAGGATCGACGATCGATCTCAATCTTGCCGGCTCCTTCCATCCCGGGTCTCAGGCGGTCATGCGGCTGGTCGAACTGCGCCTCGACCCGGAAGAAGTTTCGGCCCTCCTTGGCCGTGGACACAGGCGTCACCTTCTCTACTGTCACCGTGATCTCCTCGGACGGAAAGGCCGAGAGCAAGAGGGAACCCCGTTGCCCGACCGCCACGTCCGCGATGTCCCTTTCGTCCACTTCGATGACCAGCCGGTAACTGTCGAGCGGCGCGACCTCGAACAACACCTTCCCCTTCTCGATCGGCGCACCCAACTGCTGGCTGAGATCGCCGGTCACGACGATCCCGTCGAACGGCGCGAGCACTTTCGTATGCGCGAGCTGATCGTCGAGCAGGGCGATCTCCGCTTGCGCCTGATGGATCTGCGCGGTCACGATTTCGACCTTGGCTGCCTCCCGCTCGCCCATCGCCTTGTGATATTCCTTTTGGTATTCTTCGAGCTTGCTCAGCGACTTCAGCCGCTCCAACCTCAACTCCCGGTCATCCAGCGTGCAGAGCATCTGACCTGCCTTCACCAGATCGCCGGCCCGCACCGGCGCTTCACGAATGTATCCATTAAACGGCGCGGCAGCCGCGCGCAGGACAATCGGCTCCAGCACAGTCTTGGCCGAGACACGGTAGTCTCCCTTCGCCAGGAAGCAAAAAAGTGCGAGGCCCACTACCACTGCGGTTGTGACCTTCAGCGCCACATGCCGCGGGCCGACCAGTGAGACGAGATAGGACTTGACGGAGCCCGCCGCTTTGGTGATCAGCCACCGATCATCCCGCCGATGCGTCTCCAGGATTGGACCGGCCAGGGCGGCGACGGATTGGCAGAGTTCGACCGTCTTATTGTCGAATGGCCGATCCATCGGCCGTTCGAGCATCAATGCGCCGATCGGTTCACCGAGCGCTTCCAGCGGGACCGAACAGAGGGCCCCGGCCCCATGCTGTCTGGCCAACTCCGTATGGGTGCGCGAGACCACTCCCGCACTCGGCGGCCCGTTTGGATAGACGATGGTCTCCCGTTGATCCACCGCTTCATCCATCGCCTCGCCAATACTCCGAATGAGATTGGTTTGTTGCTTGAATTCTGCGCTGTGCGACACGGCAAACACGCGCGTGCGGCCCCCTGAGACGAACCCGATACTCACACGATCGCACTGCAGCTTCGTGGCCAACGACGTTACCAGCGCCATCGCCGATTCGTAGCACCGCTCATGGCCGACAGACGTGGCCACCAGATCCAGCGCAGCCTGAATGCGCTCGCGGGTTTCCTTTTCCGCCTTGACCGCTTCCCGCGAGAACAGCAACTCCAGCCAGGCAGCACCCCAGTGAAGTTGGCGCACCATCGATTGCAAATTGGCGTCACTGCTGGATACCACTTCGATGACGGCCGCTCCATGGACCACACCACAAGCTTCGATCGGTCGCCCGATCGTGTACCGCCCAATCCCGGACGCGGTGGAGCCGGACCCGTCGCCGCCCCGCGTGACGACTTCCCGCCGTTCCTTCAGCGTCCGCTCGGCTGTTTTACTCAGATGGGTGACGAAATGCCCCTTCACCGGCCAGGTCGCGACAGGTCGGAACGGTCCTCGGTCCGCCGGGCCCAACAAGACCATACCGGCTTCCACCGGACCGACCACGCGACATTGGAGTTCGAGCCAGCTCACACAGAATGATTCGATGGTCGCAGCATGGGCAAACCGCGCCCAGAGGCCCGAGTCATGCTCGCCCTCCGGCTGAGCAACAGTGGCAGCAAGTGACTCGGCCGCGCGCCGCAACGCGCCTCGTTCCGATTCAGATTCGAGGGATCGATCCATAGCTATTATTCCGGTGGATGTGATGACGCGGCTCTAATATTCCTCCAGGGGACCCCTGAAAACGTCCGCTGCATCCGGGCGCATCTCTCCCGTTAGTTGTTGAACGAAACTAACCAGAGATGCCGGGAAAATCAGACTTATGACCCCCTTACGAGGGCTTGCACGTTTCACAGTCTAGCAGACTGTTTTTGGATCACTAGTAAATTGCGAAATGATTTTCCCCCGGAGGCTCCCCGATTCAAGAAATGCCTTGCGGACCTCAGATGGCAGATCGTGCTGATCGCGCCCTTCTTCTGCTCCATTTCTATCTCATCTCCGCTGTGATACGTTGTACGCACTGAGGAATCTTTTCGCATGTCAGACTTGCCGTTCGATCAACTCGTCCAGGGCCACCACTGGGATCCACTCGCAATACTTGGTGTTCATCCGATGGCCCAGGGCAGTTCCCCTACTGTAGCCATTCGATGTTTCTTGCCGGAGGCCAAGAACGTCGCTCTACTCCTCGGTGAGCAAGATCGACAGCCCATTCCCATGAACCGCCTGCATGAAGCAGGGCTGTTCGAAGTGATCGTTCCCGGTCCACTCGGAACCAGCCCCTATCGGCTCCGCATCATGGACCATGAAGGACAGGTCTCGGAGCGGCACGATCCCTATGGATTTCTTCCCCTCCTCACCGACTTTGAGCTGCATCTCTTCGCCGAGGGCACCTTCTTCAAAGCCTATGAAACCATGGGTGCCCATCTCCGAACAGTTCAGGGTATCGTGGGAATCCATTTTGTCGTCTGGGCACCAAACGCTAAACGCGTCAGTGTTGTGGGGGACTTCAATCAATGGGACGGCCGTCGCCATCCCATGACAAACCGCGGATCAACCGGTCTCTGGGAACTTTTCATTCCAGACCTCGCAGACAACACTCTGTATAAATATGAAATTCTGCCGCACCATCAAGGGACGCTGCTCCTGAAAGCCGACCCCTATGCAATCGCATCGGAGCTGCGCCCCAAAACTGCCTCGATCGCTCGAACACTCTCTCGATACCAATGGAAGGACCAGTCCTGGATGATGGCTCGGGCACAGCAAGACCCGCTCGCTAGACCTGTTTCAATTTACGAGGTCCATCTCGGCTCCTGGATGCGTATTCCCGAGGAAGGGAATCGCTGGCTGACCTATTCCGAACTTGCGAGAAAGCTCATCCCATACGTGAAGTATATGGGCTATACCCATGTTGAACTTATGCCGATTACCGAGCATCCATTCGACGGATCCTGGGGCTACCAGACCACCGGCTATTTTTCCGTCACCAGTCGGTACGGATCTCCCGAAGACTTCATGGCCTTCGTCGACACGGCACACCAAGCCGGAGTCGGTGTGCTGATGGACTGGACTCCCGCCCACTTTCCGGACGACCCTCATGGGCTTGACCAATTTGACGGCACACACCTCTACGACCATGCCGATCCACGGCTCGGCTATCATCCCGACTGGCATAGCCGTATTTTCAACTACGATCGCGTCGAGGTGCGGAACTTCCTGCTGAACAGCGCGCTCTTTTGGCTGGATCGATACCATATCGACGGCTTGCGCGTGGATGCCGTTGCCTCGATGCTCTATCTCGATTACGGACGGAAGGAGGGAGAGTGGATTCCCAATCAGTTCGGGGGGCACGAAAACATCGGAGCTGTCACACTGCTGAAAGATTTGAATGTCCTGGTCCACCGTGACTTCCCCGGCGCCATGACCATCGCCGAGGAATCCACACACTGGCCGGGAGTCTCACGACCCACCTATACCGGAGGACTGGGCTTCACCTTTAAGTGGAATATGGGCTGGATGCACGACATGCTGGGATACTTCGGCCACGATCCCGTCCACCGCCCCTTTCACCAGAATCAAATTACGTTCGGACTCCTCTACGCCTTCAATGAAAACTTCGTCCTGGTGCTTTCGCACGATGAAGTGGTCCACGGAAAGCGATCGCTGCTCAATAAAATGCCCGGTGATGACTGGCAACGCTTTGCCAATCTGCGCGCCCTCTATGGTTTCATGAATGGGCATCCCGGGAAGAAGATGCTGTTCATGGGAGGAGAATTCGGGCAGTGGTGTGAATGGAACCACGACACAAGCCTGGAATGGCACCTCTGCGAATTCGAGCGGCATGTGGGGCTCCAGCGGTTCGTGCGAGACCTCAACTTACTCTACCGCCAAGAACCGGCCCTACACGAAATCGATCACGACTGGACCGGTTTCCAGTGGGTCGACTTCCACGATGCGATCCATTCCGTGATCGCCTTCATCAGAAGAGCCAAGGATCAGGATAATCATATTCTGTGTGTGTGTAATTTCACCCCTGTTCCGCGTTATGACTATCGAATCGGCGTGCCAAGCGAAGGCTACTACCGCGAACTGTTGAACAGCGATGCCTCGGTCTACGGGGGAAGCAACATGGGGAATTTTGGGGGCCTACACACGAACGCGGTCCCCTTCCACGGCATGCCCCATTCCCTTGCGGTCACACTTCCACCTCTGTCGGTGTTGTTCCTCAAACGAACCTGATGTGGCAGGATGCTCAAAAATGCCGTCCAGCAAGGCCGCAGCGAGTGAAGAACCGAGGCGTACCCTCTGGGTACGTTGAGGATCTGAACGATGCGAGAACGATGCTGGCGGCGTTTTTCAGCATCCTGCCAGGAGGGAATTACCAGGTCCGGAAAGGCCCACTATCGAGATGGATGAACTTGGCACGCTGGTACACCCCCACGCCGCCATATTGCAACTTCAATGCGGCATCGCGCATCTCCCGTATCTTGATACCGGGAATATAGAAGTCGAGCGCTTGTCCCTGGACATGCAGACTATGCTGCGCGACTCGCCGGCTCCGCTTCACGAGCTGGGCATTGTACTCGGGTGACCGATAGGCGGAAATCACGTGGATCTCGCCCCCGCTGTCGACCGCCTTCTGCACAAGATTGACATGTTCCAACATGCGCACATCGATGGCGGCCACTTCTCCAGTGTGATGACAACGCAGAATATGATTCACCTCATCCAGCGCGGTGAGGTCATAATTGCCTTCGTAATCACGATACTGGACTTGTAGTCGTTCGTTCGTGTGGATGTTGAAGAAGGTCAATTCGCCGTCAGGGAGTCTGCGTGCATGCGCCACCGATGGGCAGAGCAGCCTGCCACCGAGCAACAGAAGCCCGACAACAGATGTTTTCAGGAGAGATCTGCGGGTCCAAGCCCAGGAATCTTGATGCTGCAAAGGACCGCTCCGGGAGGAAGTGCACTGCAGCCGTCAGAAAAGCTGGCGCACTTGTATCAAACCGCGCCAGGTCAGTCAAGATTCAAGTGCAGAGGTAACAATTTTGAACAGTCACGCGATCACATTTCTTTAAGAATGAACTGAAAGGTTCTGCTTCTTGACGACATGACAAGGATAGGTCATATCACCCTGGCCATGCCGGCCTGGTGCAACATGTTACGATGGAGGCCCTATGTATGCACGGTCGATTCACTCCGGTCACGCCCTCATAAGACGTGTGATCCTCGTGTCAATCCTGCTGTCTCCCTGGCCTGTTCTGGCGGAGGAGGGGGCTGTCGTTCCCCTTTCCAGGATTTCCCTCTATTCCAGCGGTGTCGGATACTTTCAGCATGAGGGGACGGTGAATGATCGTACGCGGCTCGATCTGCGCCTGCACACGAGCCAGATCAACGACATGCTGAAAAGTCTGGTCGTGCAGGACTTCGGCGGTGGCAAGGTCTCTTCAATCACCTATGGGTCGCGCGATCCCGTGACGAAGACACTGGGCGGTTTCGGTATCAACCTGAACGGGAATCCCACTCTCGGGCAGATCCTGATGCAGGTTCGGGGAGAGCCGGTTGAAGTCACCGCGCCCAATCCCATCGCTGGGACGCTACTGGGCGTTGAGAAGAAAACGGAATTCATTGGAGAGGGCTCGCAGCAGCGTATGGTGGAACAGGACTATGTCTCGCTCCTAACGGAAGATGGGATTCGTACGCTCTCGCTGGCGAACGTGCAACGCATCAAGCTCACGAATGCAGCCTTGAACGGTGAACTCCAGCAGGCGCTGGCAGCCCTCGCGACGAATCACGATGCCCAGAAAAAGACGGTCTCAATTACCTTCGACGGCACTGGGAACCGCCAAGCCCGTATCGCGTATCTGACGGAAACGCCGGTCTGGAAGACCACCTACCGGCTCGTCCTGGATGAAGACAAGGCGCCCTATCTGCAAGGCTGGGCCATTGTGGAGAATCAGACTCCGCAGGACTGGCGTAACGTGACCCTCTCACTTGTGTCTGGACGACCCATTTCCTTCGCCATGGACCTGTACCAACCCCTCTACAATCCCCGTCCAATCGTCCAGCCTGAGCTCTATGCCAATCTCAAACCCCAGACCTACGGCGATGCGATGGACGAGCTCAGACCGATGGCGGCTGCTCCTCCAGCCAAGAGCGAGATGAAAAAGGATCGCTTGCTCGGCAAGTTGGCCCAAGGTCTTACCGCTGGTCGTGCCAATGCCCCTGCCGCAGCTGCCGTCGCTTCCGAAATGGAAATGAGCAGCTTGGATGAAGGCGTCACTTCTATGGCCATGGCCGAAGACAAGGGCGAGTTGTTCGAATATCGGATCGACCAACCTGTTACCCTGGCCAAACACCAGAGCGCGCTGTTGCCCATCATCGGCCAGACGCTCCAGGGGCAGAAAGTCTCGCTGTACAACCAGAGCGTCAACGCGAAACATCCGCTGAACGGCTATCGGCTCAAGAACACCTCGTCACTCCATCTCATGCAAGGGCCGATCACGCTGTTCGACAGCGGCGCCTATGCGGGCGATGCGCGTATCGAAGATCTTCCTCCTGGACAAGACCGCCTCATCAGTTATGCGCTCGACCTCAAGACCGAAGTCGAGCCGACATTCCAGGGAGGCACACAGGAACTCGCGACGGTCTCACTCAAGAAGGGCACGATGCTCATCTCACGGCGTCTGGTCGAAGACCGGACCTATCTCGTAAAGAACCGCGACGCCAAGGCCAGGACCGTCCTGATCGAACAACCCTATCGCGCAGACTGGAAACTGGCCGAACCGAAAGAGCCGACCGAACGGACCAGAGACATGTATCGATTCAGCGTCGCCGTCGATGCGGGGAAGAGCGCGGCGATCCGCGTCAAGGAAACGCTGCCCCTTCAGGAATCGATCCTCTTGATGGAGAGCGGCCTCGACCAGATCCTTCACTACCAGCAGGCCAAGGAAGTCAGCCCAAGAGTGAAAGAAGCACTACAACGCGTAGTGCAGTTGCGCAGCAAGCTGGACGACGCGCGCGCCCAGCGAATTCGCCTCGACCAACGGACTGCTGAGATTACGGCGGAGCATGCCCGCATCCGCGAAAACATGCAGCGGCTCCAGCAGAACTCCGATCTCTACAATCGCTATGTCAAGAAATTGGATCAACAGGAGACAGAGTTGGAAACCCTGCGCAAGGAGATCGAGCGATTCAAGAACATGGAAGAAGAGCAACGGCGGGAGCTGCAGAACTACGTCATGAATCTGGACCTGGCATAACCCGAAGCAGGTTAAGGTTGAGGCTAAGGTCGAGCACGTATCAGCTTTTACGCTCGGCCTCAACCGCGACCTGACGGTTCATTCACCTTGAAAGAAGCGCCGTACCTCCTCCTCCGGTACGCAGCCGACGAGGAGCTCACCCTCTGGTGAGACCATGAGGGGAACCCCGGCCTGGCCGGTTCTGTGCCAGGCCGATTCCCACGCTTGACCGATTTGGCGACTTTCGTCATCGATCGCGCCGACGTTCTCCGTCGACGC
It includes:
- a CDS encoding efflux RND transporter periplasmic adaptor subunit translates to MDRSLESESERGALRRAAESLAATVAQPEGEHDSGLWARFAHAATIESFCVSWLELQCRVVGPVEAGMVLLGPADRGPFRPVATWPVKGHFVTHLSKTAERTLKERREVVTRGGDGSGSTASGIGRYTIGRPIEACGVVHGAAVIEVVSSSDANLQSMVRQLHWGAAWLELLFSREAVKAEKETRERIQAALDLVATSVGHERCYESAMALVTSLATKLQCDRVSIGFVSGGRTRVFAVSHSAEFKQQTNLIRSIGEAMDEAVDQRETIVYPNGPPSAGVVSRTHTELARQHGAGALCSVPLEALGEPIGALMLERPMDRPFDNKTVELCQSVAALAGPILETHRRDDRWLITKAAGSVKSYLVSLVGPRHVALKVTTAVVVGLALFCFLAKGDYRVSAKTVLEPIVLRAAAAPFNGYIREAPVRAGDLVKAGQMLCTLDDRELRLERLKSLSKLEEYQKEYHKAMGEREAAKVEIVTAQIHQAQAEIALLDDQLAHTKVLAPFDGIVVTGDLSQQLGAPIEKGKVLFEVAPLDSYRLVIEVDERDIADVAVGQRGSLLLSAFPSEEITVTVEKVTPVSTAKEGRNFFRVEAQFDQPHDRLRPGMEGAGKIEIDRRSLVWIWTHQIVDWMRLALWSWLP
- the glgB gene encoding 1,4-alpha-glucan branching protein GlgB translates to MSDLPFDQLVQGHHWDPLAILGVHPMAQGSSPTVAIRCFLPEAKNVALLLGEQDRQPIPMNRLHEAGLFEVIVPGPLGTSPYRLRIMDHEGQVSERHDPYGFLPLLTDFELHLFAEGTFFKAYETMGAHLRTVQGIVGIHFVVWAPNAKRVSVVGDFNQWDGRRHPMTNRGSTGLWELFIPDLADNTLYKYEILPHHQGTLLLKADPYAIASELRPKTASIARTLSRYQWKDQSWMMARAQQDPLARPVSIYEVHLGSWMRIPEEGNRWLTYSELARKLIPYVKYMGYTHVELMPITEHPFDGSWGYQTTGYFSVTSRYGSPEDFMAFVDTAHQAGVGVLMDWTPAHFPDDPHGLDQFDGTHLYDHADPRLGYHPDWHSRIFNYDRVEVRNFLLNSALFWLDRYHIDGLRVDAVASMLYLDYGRKEGEWIPNQFGGHENIGAVTLLKDLNVLVHRDFPGAMTIAEESTHWPGVSRPTYTGGLGFTFKWNMGWMHDMLGYFGHDPVHRPFHQNQITFGLLYAFNENFVLVLSHDEVVHGKRSLLNKMPGDDWQRFANLRALYGFMNGHPGKKMLFMGGEFGQWCEWNHDTSLEWHLCEFERHVGLQRFVRDLNLLYRQEPALHEIDHDWTGFQWVDFHDAIHSVIAFIRRAKDQDNHILCVCNFTPVPRYDYRIGVPSEGYYRELLNSDASVYGGSNMGNFGGLHTNAVPFHGMPHSLAVTLPPLSVLFLKRT
- a CDS encoding DUF882 domain-containing protein yields the protein MQHQDSWAWTRRSLLKTSVVGLLLLGGRLLCPSVAHARRLPDGELTFFNIHTNERLQVQYRDYEGNYDLTALDEVNHILRCHHTGEVAAIDVRMLEHVNLVQKAVDSGGEIHVISAYRSPEYNAQLVKRSRRVAQHSLHVQGQALDFYIPGIKIREMRDAALKLQYGGVGVYQRAKFIHLDSGPFRTW